In Geopsychrobacter electrodiphilus DSM 16401, a single window of DNA contains:
- the infA gene encoding translation initiation factor IF-1, with translation MSKEEAIEVEGVVVEPLPNAMFRVKLDNDHVVLAHISGKMRKYYIRILPGDRVTVELSPYDLTRGRITYRAK, from the coding sequence TTGTCTAAAGAAGAAGCAATTGAGGTCGAAGGTGTGGTTGTTGAGCCTTTGCCGAACGCGATGTTTCGCGTTAAGCTCGACAATGATCATGTTGTCCTAGCGCATATTTCCGGGAAAATGCGCAAATATTATATTCGTATTTTGCCGGGTGACCGGGTGACGGTGGAACTTTCCCCCTATGACCTGACTCGTGGGCGGATTACTTATCGCGCAAAGTAG
- a CDS encoding GAF domain-containing protein, producing MTDSADSGGIQSRAEEFMQVFKKGAEFTQGLLKENERLRYRVLEVEQQLRAEPPANELQQLKERLQRVEFEKQEILDRISSVEKENLDFSNRYLEIEAENNLLANLYITTYQLHSTFEVQELFRIIEEILLNLVGVEEFLLLLRNENGEIVQSVVSDSGDYQLKCIEIVEPKIIEGFSTGQSWVASAEQLLQLSPAAPLAVIPLLVGDEIVGLLAVQRLLAQKQGFTNTDEEIFGLLRGHAAMAICTAVLRLENKGRLGFRSGPLG from the coding sequence TTGACAGACAGTGCTGACTCAGGTGGTATCCAGTCCAGAGCCGAAGAATTTATGCAAGTCTTCAAAAAGGGAGCTGAATTTACCCAGGGGCTTCTGAAGGAGAACGAGCGGCTGCGCTATCGCGTCCTCGAAGTCGAACAACAACTTCGAGCAGAACCCCCTGCTAACGAATTGCAGCAATTGAAGGAACGACTGCAGCGAGTTGAATTTGAAAAGCAGGAAATCCTTGATCGGATCAGTTCTGTCGAAAAAGAGAACCTTGATTTCTCCAATCGCTACCTTGAAATTGAGGCCGAAAATAATCTGCTGGCAAATCTTTACATCACGACCTATCAGTTGCATTCAACCTTTGAGGTCCAGGAATTATTCAGGATTATCGAGGAGATTCTCTTGAATCTTGTCGGAGTCGAGGAGTTCCTTCTGCTGTTGCGCAACGAGAATGGCGAAATTGTTCAGTCGGTTGTCTCCGATTCAGGTGATTACCAATTGAAGTGTATTGAAATTGTTGAGCCTAAGATAATCGAGGGATTTTCCACCGGTCAGAGCTGGGTTGCAAGTGCTGAACAATTGCTTCAACTTTCCCCCGCAGCTCCTTTGGCAGTTATCCCGCTGCTGGTTGGGGATGAGATCGTCGGATTGCTTGCTGTCCAGCGTCTGTTGGCCCAGAAGCAAGGCTTTACCAATACTGATGAAGAGATTTTCGGTTTGCTGAGAGGTCATGCTGCAATGGCGATTTGTACCGCTGTCCTGCGGCTTGAAAACAAGGGTCGTCTCGGTTTTAGGTCCGGGCCTTTAGGGTAA
- a CDS encoding response regulator — MSEIQTCADAQRARQLLNQFCFSVLLLDVALPGAFPFQLIDEIHQSGESTRIILIPSVYNRTAYKRRPSSLYGADAYLELHHLSDRLIPLLHELIPGLTLNSLPYCAMSDVGEERTLSPEACLNEQAADLARMLIADIALYHQDAIDLGIQQQDLEVRLALQLSEGRQMLARRIPQIELDKQDYLLEALSQFAAARKKEMYSGGEAFNG, encoded by the coding sequence GTGTCTGAAATTCAGACCTGTGCTGACGCCCAGCGGGCGCGACAGCTTTTAAATCAATTTTGTTTTTCGGTTCTGCTGCTTGATGTCGCGTTGCCGGGGGCTTTCCCTTTTCAACTAATTGATGAGATTCATCAAAGTGGTGAATCCACTCGGATTATCCTGATCCCTTCGGTTTACAATCGAACGGCTTATAAGAGACGTCCCTCTTCGCTCTATGGAGCAGACGCCTACCTCGAGTTGCATCACCTGTCTGATCGTCTGATTCCTTTGTTACACGAGTTGATCCCCGGGCTGACTTTGAACAGCCTTCCTTATTGCGCGATGAGCGATGTAGGAGAAGAGCGAACATTGTCACCCGAAGCGTGTCTCAACGAGCAGGCCGCAGATCTCGCGCGCATGTTAATTGCTGATATTGCTCTTTATCATCAGGATGCAATTGACTTGGGGATTCAGCAACAGGACCTTGAGGTGCGCTTGGCGCTGCAGCTTAGTGAAGGGCGACAGATGTTGGCGCGCAGAATTCCTCAAATTGAACTAGATAAACAGGATTATTTATTAGAGGCTCTAAGTCAATTTGCAGCTGCGCGAAAAAAAGAAATGTATTCTGGCGGAGAGGCATTCAATGGCTGA
- a CDS encoding HEAT repeat domain-containing protein: MADKAQLALLLESPDTEERIAAVRQIAQVTDDPMTLFSIGLGDGDWRVRKAAVAAFFQVERPETYLDELIGYLHNPENAGLRNASIDILTSLGPLAVSQLRAEIACEDIEVRKFIIDILGEIGDSSCADELTCSLTDTDINVRYATVETLGKLRVLGAVEPLLALMTDPDPGLKFTILQSLTQIGGSIPIEPLAIHLKDPLLRRVLFDCFAKVGGCDAIPYLVRGLCDPLRQVREAAVMALFELQSSGHCPLDEELIKVNAGQIAGELEHLFLDERHQLKKAALAIYAPFGRTRDLRPLLSCVADEHLRSQALKVFADLGPTSYNRLLKSLSGPEPQELISLIHIGGELGFEQGLSFALDGIHAEDPQLRHTSTRTIGQLGSAAELNHLLRLLDDEVSEIQDAAVAAIARIGRRQRSDILRSIVPFLDDHDASKRMRTVRILGSLDGEEVEAHLLKAFKDSSSRVRCEALQALMGCCSEPVISGVTLGLTDESPEVRRLAVSALGQYPQSRVLPALFLAVEDNDLWVRTAVMRTLGHFSGEDVRKLLLRGIGDSIGLVVIAALEAAIIVIPDESRGLLEHALGHVDEEVVKTAMNHLGRLGATDWIEPFGRGLLHHPHWDVRIHAARNLGDSELSLAAQWLEERLKVEEDELVRQALNAALSSRLCVLSREH; the protein is encoded by the coding sequence ATGGCTGATAAGGCGCAATTGGCACTGCTGCTTGAATCCCCTGATACTGAAGAGCGAATCGCCGCCGTGAGGCAGATTGCACAGGTGACTGACGACCCGATGACACTCTTTTCTATCGGGCTCGGGGATGGCGATTGGCGGGTTCGCAAAGCTGCGGTCGCGGCTTTTTTTCAAGTTGAGCGACCTGAAACCTATTTAGATGAGCTGATCGGGTACTTGCATAACCCTGAAAATGCCGGTTTGCGGAATGCGTCAATTGATATTTTGACCAGCCTCGGACCTTTGGCTGTCAGCCAGTTGCGAGCAGAAATTGCCTGTGAAGATATCGAAGTGCGAAAATTTATTATCGATATTTTGGGCGAAATCGGCGACTCCAGTTGTGCTGATGAGTTGACATGTTCCTTGACCGATACCGACATTAATGTTCGCTATGCCACTGTAGAAACTCTTGGGAAGCTGCGCGTTTTGGGCGCCGTTGAACCGCTTTTAGCGTTGATGACCGATCCTGATCCCGGGCTTAAATTTACAATTTTGCAATCGTTGACGCAAATCGGTGGGTCGATACCGATTGAACCCCTGGCTATTCATTTGAAGGACCCTTTATTACGTAGGGTGCTCTTTGATTGTTTTGCCAAGGTTGGCGGTTGCGATGCGATTCCGTATCTTGTCAGGGGATTGTGTGATCCTTTGCGGCAGGTCCGCGAAGCGGCGGTCATGGCTCTATTTGAATTGCAGAGTTCGGGACATTGTCCTCTCGACGAGGAGTTGATCAAGGTTAATGCCGGACAGATTGCTGGTGAGCTCGAACATTTGTTTTTGGATGAGAGGCATCAGCTTAAAAAGGCTGCGCTTGCGATTTATGCTCCATTTGGAAGAACGCGGGATTTGCGTCCCTTGCTTTCCTGTGTGGCTGATGAACACCTGCGCAGTCAGGCGCTCAAGGTTTTTGCCGATCTTGGGCCGACATCCTATAACCGTTTACTTAAATCCCTCAGTGGCCCCGAACCGCAAGAGCTCATCTCTCTTATTCATATTGGAGGCGAGCTAGGTTTTGAGCAAGGGTTGTCATTTGCGTTAGATGGTATTCATGCCGAAGACCCTCAGTTACGGCATACCTCAACCAGGACGATAGGTCAGTTAGGCAGCGCGGCAGAACTGAACCATTTATTGCGTCTGCTTGATGATGAGGTTTCTGAAATTCAGGATGCTGCAGTCGCCGCCATCGCCAGGATTGGCCGGCGGCAAAGGTCCGATATTTTACGTTCAATTGTTCCTTTCCTTGATGATCATGATGCCTCGAAACGGATGCGCACTGTGCGGATTCTTGGTTCTCTTGATGGTGAAGAGGTAGAAGCCCATCTCTTGAAAGCGTTCAAAGATTCATCGAGTCGCGTGCGTTGCGAAGCTCTCCAAGCGCTGATGGGCTGTTGCTCTGAACCCGTTATTTCAGGCGTAACTCTGGGTTTAACTGATGAATCTCCTGAAGTTAGACGCCTGGCAGTAAGTGCTCTTGGCCAATATCCTCAGTCACGAGTGCTACCAGCATTATTTCTGGCCGTCGAGGATAACGACCTGTGGGTAAGGACGGCCGTGATGCGTACATTAGGGCATTTCTCCGGTGAGGACGTAAGAAAACTTTTGCTACGCGGTATCGGAGACTCCATCGGGCTGGTAGTGATCGCCGCCCTTGAAGCTGCGATCATTGTTATTCCTGATGAGAGTCGCGGACTGCTTGAACATGCCCTTGGGCATGTTGATGAAGAGGTTGTCAAGACTGCGATGAACCACCTCGGGCGACTAGGTGCCACGGATTGGATTGAACCTTTCGGACGAGGGTTGCTTCACCATCCTCATTGGGATGTGCGTATCCATGCAGCGAGAAATCTTGGTGACAGCGAGCTGAGTCTAGCGGCTCAATGGTTGGAGGAGCGCTTGAAGGTTGAAGAGGACGAGCTTGTGCGTCAGGCCCTGAATGCCGCCCTCTCCAGCCGATTGTGTGTCCTGAGCCGCGAGCATTAG
- a CDS encoding CheR family methyltransferase, which yields MFVFSPDIILEREEFQLLRDFIYQHCGLHFADESKYLLEKRLNKRLSELHLSCFREYYYQLRYGQNRDQELAAAIDLLTTNETYFFREDFQLQTFTNEVIPELVKTKLMRRERSIRIWSAGCSSGEEPYTLAMLLLENPLLQGWSIEIIGTDISQRVLKTAREGLYGQNSFRATDENILKRFFTPVGQKWQIDSRVKDLVSISHLNFFDNHRVALLGMMDVVFCRNVIIYFDLDAKKRAISILHNRLRPGGYLLLGHSESLMNVSSDFCLRHFTNDMLYQRPDSAKNAERGS from the coding sequence ATGTTTGTTTTCAGTCCCGATATTATCCTCGAAAGAGAAGAATTCCAGCTTTTGCGAGATTTTATATATCAGCACTGTGGCCTTCATTTTGCCGATGAATCAAAGTATCTGCTTGAAAAACGTCTAAATAAGCGTCTGTCTGAACTTCACCTGAGTTGTTTCCGTGAGTACTATTATCAGTTGCGTTATGGCCAGAATCGAGATCAGGAACTTGCTGCGGCGATTGATCTGTTGACGACCAATGAAACCTATTTTTTCCGCGAAGATTTTCAACTGCAGACCTTTACTAATGAAGTTATTCCTGAACTGGTAAAGACTAAACTGATGCGGAGAGAGAGGTCTATCCGTATCTGGAGTGCGGGCTGTTCCAGCGGCGAAGAACCTTATACCCTTGCAATGCTTTTACTAGAAAACCCCCTATTGCAGGGATGGTCGATCGAAATAATAGGAACCGATATCAGCCAGCGGGTTTTGAAGACTGCGCGCGAAGGTCTTTATGGTCAAAATTCGTTTCGAGCGACTGATGAAAATATTTTGAAGAGGTTTTTTACCCCCGTTGGGCAGAAGTGGCAGATCGATAGTCGGGTTAAGGATTTGGTTTCGATCAGCCATCTCAATTTTTTTGATAATCATCGAGTGGCTTTGCTCGGCATGATGGATGTTGTTTTTTGTCGAAACGTCATAATTTATTTTGATCTGGATGCGAAAAAGAGAGCCATCAGCATTCTTCATAATCGTTTGCGTCCAGGTGGTTATCTTCTCCTGGGTCATTCTGAGTCTCTGATGAATGTCAGTTCCGATTTTTGCTTGCGGCATTTTACCAATGATATGCTTTATCAGCGACCGGATTCGGCGAAAAATGCGGAGCGGGGGAGTTGA
- a CDS encoding chemotaxis protein CheW, with product MDLAEIRKKARTQSPIVSKSIPLQNALIPIQSETQVQPFAQQVLDHFWSEMGVEKVSTEEEYTQTLTDTISVDEASQIQWLGFYLGKEEYALDIEVVSELIKPRTLTELPYVPEYVCGIITLRGEVIPVVDLVSRLGLVHEGYDDIDLKRIVVCEGREQRVGLLVDRISQVVRLSADEIEKPQFFGDNPATAFISGIGRKHGRSLIQLHPEKVIDIEKGLTN from the coding sequence ATGGATCTTGCGGAAATCAGAAAAAAAGCGCGCACGCAAAGCCCGATCGTGAGCAAAAGTATCCCACTGCAGAACGCTCTGATTCCGATTCAGAGTGAAACTCAGGTGCAGCCATTTGCTCAGCAAGTTCTCGATCACTTCTGGAGTGAGATGGGGGTTGAGAAAGTTTCTACTGAAGAGGAGTACACTCAGACGTTGACCGATACGATTTCGGTTGATGAAGCTTCTCAGATTCAGTGGCTTGGGTTCTATCTTGGTAAAGAGGAATATGCACTTGATATTGAAGTTGTTTCTGAACTTATAAAACCTCGAACTTTAACCGAGCTGCCTTATGTCCCGGAATATGTCTGTGGCATAATTACCCTGCGGGGAGAAGTGATACCGGTGGTTGACCTGGTCAGTCGACTCGGGCTTGTGCATGAAGGATATGACGATATTGATCTGAAGAGGATAGTGGTTTGTGAAGGGAGGGAGCAGCGTGTAGGGTTGCTGGTCGACCGAATTTCACAAGTTGTACGCCTCTCGGCTGATGAAATAGAAAAGCCACAGTTTTTCGGCGATAACCCGGCAACGGCATTTATTTCTGGCATCGGGCGTAAGCACGGACGCAGCCTTATACAGCTACATCCCGAAAAGGTTATAGACATTGAAAAAGGCCTGACTAACTAA
- the cheB gene encoding chemotaxis-specific protein-glutamate methyltransferase CheB has product MKKIRVLVVDDSAFNRVSIGKMLEQISEVEIVGYAADGEAGLRKVFDLKPDLVTLDLEMPKMGGFSMLRLIMKSCPTPVLVISSRSGDADVFKALELGAIDFVAKPSRPISSEFYSIQTDLERKIRDFSSFEPDQFRLQNSLRGEGKICSDVRVFAGSPVLHPPKAVVIGSSTGGPPALHHFLSEFKTSPGVSFAVAQHMPPGFTRSFADRLNDHSVFTVTEAATGDCMRPGHVYICPGGCNMLLRRFADEVKIQIVTPDESQIYTPSVDALFKSAASVYGAELLGIVLTGMGNDGAAGVRDIKEAGGRVIAEAEDSCVVYGMPKEAIATGCVSLVVPLSGLCEEIKRCCVG; this is encoded by the coding sequence ATGAAAAAAATTCGAGTGCTGGTTGTTGATGATTCGGCATTCAATCGTGTCTCTATTGGGAAAATGCTGGAACAGATTTCTGAAGTCGAAATCGTTGGATACGCCGCAGATGGAGAAGCCGGCCTGCGAAAGGTTTTTGATTTAAAACCGGATCTGGTGACGCTGGATCTAGAAATGCCGAAGATGGGCGGCTTCAGCATGCTACGTTTAATAATGAAGAGCTGTCCAACCCCTGTTCTGGTGATCTCCTCGCGCAGTGGTGATGCGGATGTTTTCAAGGCTCTAGAATTGGGGGCAATCGATTTTGTCGCCAAGCCTTCACGTCCGATCAGTTCAGAATTTTATTCGATCCAGACGGATCTCGAACGCAAAATTCGTGATTTTTCAAGTTTCGAGCCGGATCAGTTTCGGTTACAAAACTCGTTGCGGGGGGAGGGGAAAATTTGTTCTGACGTAAGGGTATTTGCTGGGTCACCGGTGCTCCATCCTCCCAAAGCGGTGGTGATTGGCTCTTCAACAGGAGGGCCACCGGCTCTGCATCATTTTTTATCTGAATTCAAGACCTCTCCCGGCGTCAGTTTTGCGGTTGCGCAGCATATGCCCCCTGGGTTTACTCGGAGTTTTGCCGATCGCCTAAATGATCACTCGGTCTTCACTGTGACTGAAGCAGCTACTGGTGATTGTATGCGCCCAGGCCATGTGTATATCTGTCCCGGAGGTTGCAATATGCTATTGCGCCGATTCGCAGATGAAGTGAAAATTCAAATTGTTACACCAGATGAGAGCCAGATATATACTCCGTCGGTCGATGCCCTTTTTAAATCAGCTGCAAGCGTCTATGGCGCTGAGTTGCTCGGCATTGTCCTGACCGGGATGGGGAATGATGGTGCCGCCGGTGTCCGTGACATCAAAGAAGCCGGTGGGAGAGTCATTGCCGAAGCAGAGGACTCTTGTGTTGTTTATGGTATGCCGAAGGAAGCGATCGCTACAGGGTGCGTTAGTCTGGTGGTTCCGCTTTCCGGTCTGTGCGAAGAGATTAAACGTTGTTGCGTAGGATGA
- a CDS encoding chemotaxis protein CheW, which translates to MRVGSAFYALDILVIREIIRPLPIIPVPRAPDYVEGVITLRKAVIPILDLRRRFGIEPCSEPHERIIICAVDGRIIGLKVDAVTEVVTFWRDEIQPAPYYMARADSEFFPGVCRHKGKLLFLLDLRKILVNNHRINAAQLQQQALEGVKKD; encoded by the coding sequence TTGCGCGTAGGGTCAGCTTTTTATGCCTTGGATATCTTGGTGATTCGTGAAATTATCAGGCCCTTGCCGATTATTCCGGTCCCGCGCGCCCCTGATTATGTAGAGGGTGTCATTACTCTGCGCAAGGCAGTGATTCCAATTCTTGATCTGCGCCGTCGTTTTGGAATTGAGCCATGTTCCGAACCTCATGAGCGGATTATTATCTGTGCGGTTGATGGGCGGATCATCGGTCTGAAGGTTGATGCGGTGACGGAGGTCGTTACTTTTTGGAGAGATGAAATACAACCTGCACCATATTATATGGCTAGAGCCGACAGTGAATTTTTCCCAGGTGTTTGTCGCCATAAGGGGAAGCTTCTGTTTTTGCTTGATCTGCGCAAAATCCTCGTGAATAACCATCGTATAAACGCCGCACAGCTTCAACAACAGGCGCTCGAAGGTGTAAAGAAAGATTAA
- a CDS encoding response regulator transcription factor: MQKKILIVEDEESLLKLESILLTTKGYLVQGVTSGLSALEAVNEEHPDLILLDVMLPKMDGFEVCQRLKNDPATRGIPVVLLTAKKTPEDLARGEEVGADHYITKPFKSAMVIDIIEQLVGKKS, from the coding sequence ATGCAAAAAAAAATATTGATCGTCGAAGATGAAGAGAGCTTGTTGAAGCTCGAGAGCATTTTACTGACAACCAAGGGTTATCTTGTTCAGGGAGTGACCTCCGGTTTGTCCGCTTTGGAAGCGGTCAATGAGGAGCATCCTGACCTGATTCTGTTAGACGTCATGTTGCCCAAAATGGATGGCTTTGAGGTTTGTCAGCGACTAAAAAATGATCCCGCTACGCGGGGAATCCCGGTTGTTTTGTTGACTGCCAAAAAGACACCTGAAGATCTTGCGCGCGGAGAAGAGGTCGGAGCCGATCACTACATAACCAAACCGTTTAAATCTGCCATGGTGATCGACATTATTGAGCAGTTGGTGGGCAAAAAAAGTTGA
- a CDS encoding ExeA family protein — MYKEFFNFRERPFSKTPDPLYLYPSRSHREALARLLHAVEEREIILLTGDIGCGKTTLSRALLDELGDTARVALVTNPRLSPLELLYSVAFGFGVETPAKDRLGLLGQIEQILFDLFHQGRLPVLIIDEAHLIPHRDTFEEIRLLTNFQLDDGNLLSVIFLGQPELRLRLSHPAYEPLRQRIGLQYKVGPLSLEETAAYIRHRLSCAGCVTDIFLEDAVIALYRFSGGVPRRINQAASLALLEAFGREQAQVDASIIAEVAAELSGI, encoded by the coding sequence ATGTATAAAGAATTCTTTAATTTCAGGGAGCGTCCTTTCAGTAAGACACCAGACCCCCTTTATCTCTATCCTTCACGGAGTCATCGTGAAGCTCTTGCCCGCCTGCTTCACGCCGTTGAAGAGCGCGAAATAATCCTGTTGACCGGAGATATCGGATGTGGGAAGACGACGCTGTCACGTGCGTTGCTTGATGAGCTTGGCGATACAGCCAGAGTCGCCCTGGTGACGAACCCTCGCCTTTCTCCGCTCGAACTGCTTTATAGTGTTGCATTTGGGTTCGGTGTTGAGACTCCCGCAAAAGATCGCCTTGGTCTTCTTGGGCAGATTGAACAGATCCTTTTTGATCTTTTTCACCAGGGGCGATTGCCGGTCCTGATAATCGATGAAGCACATCTGATTCCGCATCGCGACACCTTTGAAGAGATTCGTTTATTGACCAACTTTCAATTGGATGATGGCAACCTGTTGTCAGTTATATTTTTAGGGCAACCTGAGTTACGCCTGCGCCTTTCACATCCTGCGTATGAGCCCTTACGCCAAAGAATCGGCTTACAATATAAGGTGGGACCGCTCAGCCTGGAAGAAACAGCGGCCTATATACGTCATCGGCTCTCTTGTGCTGGATGTGTCACAGATATTTTTTTAGAGGATGCGGTCATTGCCTTATATCGTTTTTCAGGGGGCGTGCCGCGTCGAATTAATCAAGCAGCCTCTCTCGCATTGTTGGAGGCATTCGGCCGCGAACAAGCTCAGGTCGACGCGTCAATTATCGCTGAGGTTGCTGCAGAATTGTCGGGGATTTAG
- a CDS encoding chemotaxis protein CheA, whose protein sequence is MGKQQAVDEFLAEAEELLEKLSQDLAILGDGIELGDVNPDLLNGIFRDAHSMKGLAGMFGFTDIAEIAHHLETLLDKLRLGKVSLNGILLDLLFDTIEGVGSLVRGKSDDPNFTIDVNPYIQRIENLLSGQGKGHAFTLEALNLDQSLLNVLTEYEEHRLQENLSQGKLMLLANISFPLDSFDSELSEIISEFKHLGEVVSTLPGASNNDPSRLAFRILFATKNTLKELTNRAALKECQFDIIAEARAVSTAGPVLDTGKSTERTVPMFPVSEDPSVRSVSHSVRVDIGKLDTLMNLVGELGLVKGSIAQVVGELSAAGLAQSRDLAKAAHAFDRRLAELQKAVMDVRMVPVRQLFDKMGRIVRRMAQELGKKVELKTFGADTEFDKLIAEDLADPLMHIIRNSLDHGIEPTSERLAAGKPEVGCIELRATQRGNHVVLEISDDGKGIDPEVLRRKGISNGLIDPDGHFTRQDLFGLLFHPGFSTREEVSEYSGRGVGMDVVKNNISSLSGIIDIDSVYGKGTLISLTLPITLAIIKALVVRIQRRDYAIPLTSVLETLLLEPGMIKTIDGQEVIELRQQTLPLLRLNRLFGLDQETSKQGAFIVVTGFADRRIGIVVEELRGQQDVVIKSLGKSLSFVKGIAGAADLGNQKTVLVLDVSSLITDSLRGDGSTHV, encoded by the coding sequence ATGGGTAAACAGCAGGCTGTAGATGAATTCCTTGCGGAAGCGGAGGAGTTGCTTGAAAAATTGAGCCAGGATCTCGCGATTTTGGGCGATGGGATTGAGCTTGGAGACGTCAATCCAGATCTTCTCAATGGGATATTCCGTGATGCCCACTCGATGAAGGGGCTGGCCGGTATGTTCGGGTTTACTGATATCGCCGAGATTGCCCACCACCTTGAAACATTGCTCGACAAGTTACGTCTCGGCAAGGTTTCGCTTAACGGCATTCTACTTGACCTGTTGTTTGATACTATTGAGGGTGTAGGTTCTCTCGTCCGGGGAAAGTCAGATGACCCGAATTTCACGATCGACGTCAATCCCTATATTCAACGAATTGAAAACCTGCTGTCCGGGCAAGGAAAGGGTCACGCCTTCACACTTGAAGCGCTTAATCTCGATCAGTCTCTGCTGAATGTTTTGACCGAATACGAAGAGCATCGCTTGCAGGAAAACCTGAGTCAAGGGAAGCTTATGTTGCTGGCGAATATTTCGTTTCCGCTCGATAGTTTCGACAGCGAACTCTCAGAAATTATTTCAGAGTTTAAGCATCTTGGTGAGGTTGTCAGTACTTTGCCGGGCGCTTCAAATAACGATCCGAGCCGCCTTGCCTTTCGCATCCTTTTTGCGACTAAAAATACCCTTAAAGAACTCACGAATCGTGCTGCACTGAAGGAGTGCCAATTTGACATTATCGCTGAAGCCAGAGCTGTTTCAACCGCTGGGCCGGTTCTTGACACCGGGAAGTCAACTGAACGGACTGTTCCCATGTTTCCTGTCAGCGAGGATCCTTCAGTACGGTCAGTCAGCCATTCGGTTCGGGTTGATATTGGTAAATTGGACACCTTGATGAACCTTGTCGGCGAGTTAGGGCTGGTTAAGGGGAGTATAGCCCAGGTCGTCGGCGAACTTTCAGCGGCAGGTCTCGCCCAGTCACGAGACTTGGCCAAGGCAGCTCATGCTTTTGATCGTCGCCTCGCCGAATTGCAGAAGGCCGTGATGGACGTGCGGATGGTTCCGGTTCGCCAGTTGTTTGACAAAATGGGGCGGATAGTCCGGCGTATGGCTCAGGAGTTGGGTAAAAAAGTCGAACTCAAAACTTTTGGTGCGGACACTGAATTTGACAAACTGATCGCCGAAGATCTGGCGGATCCATTGATGCACATCATCCGCAATTCTCTCGACCACGGGATTGAACCGACGTCCGAACGGCTTGCCGCAGGGAAACCTGAGGTGGGTTGTATCGAATTGCGCGCTACTCAGCGTGGCAATCACGTAGTTCTTGAAATCAGCGATGACGGGAAGGGGATCGATCCAGAAGTCTTGCGCCGAAAAGGGATCAGCAATGGGCTGATTGATCCTGATGGACATTTCACGCGACAGGACCTCTTCGGTTTACTTTTTCATCCCGGTTTTTCAACACGGGAGGAGGTCAGTGAATATTCAGGCCGCGGGGTTGGTATGGACGTCGTCAAAAATAACATCTCCTCACTCTCAGGCATTATTGATATCGATAGCGTTTATGGAAAAGGCACCCTGATCAGCTTAACCCTGCCGATTACACTGGCGATCATCAAGGCACTGGTTGTGCGCATCCAGCGTCGGGATTACGCGATCCCTTTGACGTCTGTTCTTGAGACTCTGCTCCTGGAGCCGGGAATGATTAAGACGATTGATGGGCAGGAAGTCATCGAATTACGCCAGCAAACTTTGCCGCTGTTGCGGCTGAATCGGCTATTCGGTCTGGACCAAGAAACCAGCAAGCAGGGTGCATTTATCGTCGTGACTGGTTTTGCCGACCGCCGGATCGGAATTGTGGTTGAAGAATTGCGTGGTCAGCAGGATGTTGTGATCAAATCTCTGGGGAAATCGCTCTCGTTTGTTAAGGGGATTGCCGGTGCTGCCGATCTCGGTAATCAAAAAACAGTACTGGTGCTTGATGTCAGCAGTCTGATAACCGACTCCTTGAGGGGGGACGGCAGCACTCATGTATAA
- a CDS encoding response regulator, whose protein sequence is MSEFKVLVVEDSPTMRQLIVFALKRIRNLHIEEAGDGVGGLKKLSAQKFDLIVTDINMPIMDGLKLVSLIRNDPQYKDVPVVVITTEGAVEDRDRALSLGANEYITKPIQTARILEVAKKLLGI, encoded by the coding sequence ATGTCTGAGTTTAAGGTTCTGGTCGTTGAAGATTCTCCGACCATGCGGCAGTTAATTGTTTTTGCGCTTAAACGTATTCGCAACCTGCACATTGAAGAGGCTGGTGACGGTGTCGGTGGTCTTAAAAAACTATCGGCACAGAAATTTGATCTGATAGTAACCGATATCAATATGCCGATTATGGATGGTCTTAAGCTGGTCAGCCTGATCCGGAACGATCCCCAGTATAAGGATGTACCTGTGGTGGTCATAACTACAGAAGGGGCGGTCGAAGATCGTGATCGAGCACTAAGCCTCGGCGCCAATGAGTATATTACCAAACCGATTCAAACAGCTCGGATTCTAGAAGTTGCTAAAAAGCTTCTCGGTATCTGA